In Chloroflexota bacterium, the DNA window AACGTGCGCACGTATGACCCGATCACTAACAAGACGTACACCTGGACCGTCGGCGCGGATGTCTGGTACGGCTGGCTCTCGCTTGACCCGTCCGCGGCACCGGCCTGGCGCTTCAACGCGACTCTGGCAAGCACTTGGCTGACCACGCAGGCGTCGGCGCTGGACGGCTGGCAGTTCGTCGATGCGAAGTCCGGCAGTGCCGCGCTGGAGAACGCCATCCGGCAGAAGCAGACCGCCGTGAACCTGCGCGTCTATCACTCTGCGCGCAAGCACACGGTCAAACGTGGCGAAACGATTGCGTCGATCGCGCAGAAGTATGGCATGCCGTACCCGTACATTCAGGCGGCCAACCCGGACGCCGATGGCGTGTTGATGCCCGGCGATGTGCTCGTGATCCCGTCGCCCGACACGTTCGTGCCGCTACCGGTCGTCGAGCACAAGCGGATTATCGTGAGCATCGCGGCACAGACGATGCGTGCCTATGAGGATGGCGCGCTCAAGTGGGAGTGGGCAGTCAGCACCGGCATCGCATCAAGCCCGACGACGCCGGGGGTGTACCAAGTGCAGTCGCACCAGCGCAGCGCCTTCGCCAGCATCTGGAACCTGGACATGCCGTACTTTCTCGGCATCTACAAGCCGGTGCCGAGCTCGGACTTCATGAACGGCTTTCACGGCTTCCCGAAGCGCAACGGCACACAGGTGCTCTGGACCGGCAGTCTCGGCAAGCCGGTGACGTACGGCTGTATCCTGCTCAGCACGACGAACGCGCAACTGCTGTACGACTGGGCCGAGGACGGCGTGGTGGTGGAGATTCAGGCGTAGCGGAGAATCGTCATGCTGAACGCGAAGGAGAGGCCGGCAGAATTCTGAGCGCCGCGCGCGTGAAGCATCTGAGCCCGTGCTCACAGGATTTTTGGCGCGTGGCCGCTCACAGACTTCAGGTCCTTCGCGCGCGTGGTCCCGCATGATCGTTGGGTGTTGCGTCCGCGCTCAGGATGACAAGCTTCGCACATGGGTTGATTACTGCATGGCCGCCCGCTTCACGGCTCGTAGCCACTGCGCATACAATATCTCACGCTGCGACTCGCGCATCTGCGGCTCGTAGCGTGCGGCACAGCGCCAGGCGGCCGCGATGTCGTCGAGCGTCCACCAGCCGAGCGCCAACCCCGCTAACAGCCCCGCGCCGCGCGCGGTCGTCTCCGTGTCGGCGGCGACCTCGACCGGCACGCCGAGCATGTCGGCCTGAAACTGCATCAGGAACTCGTTGCGGGTGGCCGGGCCGTCCGCGCGCAGGGTGCCCGGCGCGGTCTGCCCGTCGGCCTGCATCGCCGCGACTACATCACGCACGCGGTAGGCGATCCCTTCCAGCGCGGCGCGCACGATATGGTACCGGCTGCTGCCGCGTGTCAGGCCGCCGATAAAGCCGCGCGCGTCGGCTTTCCAGTGCGGCGCGGCCAGCCCGGCGAATGCCGGCACCAGATAGACGCCGCCGTTGTCGGGTACCGACTGCGCCAGCGCGGCGCTCTCGTCCGGGTGCGTCATGATCCCCAGCCCGTCGACCAGCCACTGCACCGCCGCGCCGGTTGTGTAGACGCCGCCTTCGAGCGCGTAGGCGGTCCGGTCGGGCAGCGACCAGGCCAGCGTTGTGATCAGCCCCTGAGCGGAGAGGCGCGGCGTGTCCCCGATGTTCATCAGCACGAACGTGCCGGTGCCGTAGCTCGCCTTGACCATTCCCGGTTGCAGGCACGCATGTCCGAACAGCGCCGCCTGCTGATCAACCATCAACCCCATCACGGGCACCGTATCGGCATATCCCGGCAAGTCGATCTCCCCGGCGATCCCCGCGCACGGCGCGAGGACGGGCAGCATCGCGCGCGGGATATCGAATAGTGTCAGCAGTTCGTCGTCCCATTCGCGGCGGCGCAGGTCGAGCAACAGCGTGCGCGACGCGGTCGTGCGGTCGGTCAGGTGCAGGCGGCCGCCCGACAGGTTCCAGAGCAGCCAGGTGTCGGTCGTGCCAAGCACAAGCTCGCCCGCTTCAGCGCGCGCCTGCCCGTTGGGCGTGTGGTCGAGCAGCCAGCGCACCTTGCTGGCGGAGAAGTACGAATCGAGGAAGAGGCCGGTACGCGCGTGAACGCGCTCTCCCGCGCCATCCGCGGCCAGCGCCGCGCACCAATCAGCCGTGCGGCGATCCTGCCAGCCGATCGCATTCCCGAGCGGTGCGCCGCTCGTGCGGTCCCAGATGAGCACCGTCTCGCCCTGATTTGCCAGCCCGGCCGCGCCGATGCGCGTGCCGGGCGGGAGCGCGGCGAGGCAGCGCTCAATCGCTGTCTGCGTAGTGCGCAGGATGTCGGCCGGGCGCTGCTCGACCCAACCCGGCTGCGGGTAGATCTGCGTCAACTCGGCCGTGCCGGCCGCCACGATCTGCATGTCACGGCCGATGGCGACAGCCTTGGTGCGCGTCGTGCCGTGGTCGATGGCGAGAACGACATCCACGGCGCTACACGCTGACGTTGCCCATCAGCATCATCGAATAGAACGCGCGGAACACCATCATGAAATCCTCGTGACGGTATTCGAGCGTGGTGGCCGAGATGCGCGTGGCGCCGGGCAGGTACTCGGCGCGGTCGGCCTGCGATGAGCGCGCAAGCTGGAACCGCAGCGTGACCGGCTTCTGCAGTGTGTACGGCGTGTGTGGCCGCGCCAGCGCGCGCTGGGCCGCCTCGCGGATCAGTTGCTGCGCGCGCGATGGGTGCACACTGATCGCCGCCACGCGCGAGACCGCCTGCTTGACCTGCACCAGTTCGATATGGTCGCCGAAGAACTCGCGCGCCTGCGCGCACGCCGTCTGGTCGCCGGTCAGCAGGGCGACCGGCACGCCGTAGTAGCCGGCCAGTGCGCCGTTCATACCGTACTCGCCAACCTCGATGCCGTTCAGCCAGACGCCCTGCACCAACTGCGGCCCGGTGAAGGTGTGGTCGATCGAGGCGTACTGCGAGCCGGCGCGCGCATGGTAGCCGGTGAAGAAGACGGCGTCGAAGCTCCGGTCGAGACCGGCCATCATCGCCCCCATCTTGATGTTGCCGCTCAGCAGGGTCGCGGCCGGGTTCAGGTCTTCGATGATGATGTTGTTCATGCTCCAATGCGAGTCGTTGACGAGGATCTCCTGCGCGCCGGCGGCGAGCGCGCCGTCGATCGCCGCGTTCACCTCGGCGGTCATCAGCCGGCGCATGCGCGACCATTCCGGCGTCAGCGGCTCGGTCTCGGCGCCCGCGGTCACGCCGGCCACGCCTTCAATATCGGCACTGATGTAAAGTTTCATGCATGGTTCTCCTGTAAGCAAAAGATAAACGCCAAGACACAAAGACACCAAGATATGTTTTCTTTGTGCCTTTGTGTCTTGGTGTTGGATTCTTAAATGGACCAGCCGCGCGCCGAGACGACCAGTGGCTGGCTGTCCGGCGCGCCGATTCTGACGGGTACATCGACGCTGCGGTGCGGTTTGGCGACGACGGCAAAGGCGCGGCCGTGGGACTGCTTGCCAGCCGTCACCGTGAGCCGCGCGGCGCGCAGCGGATTGGACACGCGCACGGCCAGCGCCGCGTGGTCGGCGGCGCCGGCGAAGCGCCGGATGCGCTGCGGCACTACGGCGCGCACGCCCGGGCCTGCCTCGATGGTCTGCTTCGCGACGATCTCCGCCGGACCGTGCAGCAGGAAGTGCGCGACACGGGCGGCCGCGCGCTCGCCGTCCTGCACCGCATGGTCAGCGGCATCAGCCGCGTGGAGCACGTTGCCGCAGGCGAAGATGCCCGGCCACTCGGTTTCGAGGTGCTGGTCGACGATCGGCCCGCGCGTCGCGGCGTCGAGCGGCAACCCGGCGGCCTGCGCCAGCACGTTTTCCGGCTGGAACTCGCCGCAGAAGATCAGCGT includes these proteins:
- the glpK gene encoding glycerol kinase GlpK, producing the protein MDVVLAIDHGTTRTKAVAIGRDMQIVAAGTAELTQIYPQPGWVEQRPADILRTTQTAIERCLAALPPGTRIGAAGLANQGETVLIWDRTSGAPLGNAIGWQDRRTADWCAALAADGAGERVHARTGLFLDSYFSASKVRWLLDHTPNGQARAEAGELVLGTTDTWLLWNLSGGRLHLTDRTTASRTLLLDLRRREWDDELLTLFDIPRAMLPVLAPCAGIAGEIDLPGYADTVPVMGLMVDQQAALFGHACLQPGMVKASYGTGTFVLMNIGDTPRLSAQGLITTLAWSLPDRTAYALEGGVYTTGAAVQWLVDGLGIMTHPDESAALAQSVPDNGGVYLVPAFAGLAAPHWKADARGFIGGLTRGSSRYHIVRAALEGIAYRVRDVVAAMQADGQTAPGTLRADGPATRNEFLMQFQADMLGVPVEVAADTETTARGAGLLAGLALGWWTLDDIAAAWRCAARYEPQMRESQREILYAQWLRAVKRAAMQ
- a CDS encoding L,D-transpeptidase family protein, whose amino-acid sequence is MQTNINRPLTLPEQSAHRAAVVRVARRSPLEGLAWAMAGLVALSVGAALVLGVALGVAWFNGDTILPGVRVMGMPLGGMSSAEAEAWLATEWRMRGIDVCAGGACRRVAPESLGFTFDAPATAEFAQRAGRDELDVDRVLAALRGVDVPPVIRFDEGTAERGLKTLSVDYAKAPVNAGIRLDNGVLVVTKPVVGQSLDVSGTLTALRANPLSTLDAGRLDLRLVAVPPALNDASVFERAATQLRIAPVNVRTYDPITNKTYTWTVGADVWYGWLSLDPSAAPAWRFNATLASTWLTTQASALDGWQFVDAKSGSAALENAIRQKQTAVNLRVYHSARKHTVKRGETIASIAQKYGMPYPYIQAANPDADGVLMPGDVLVIPSPDTFVPLPVVEHKRIIVSIAAQTMRAYEDGALKWEWAVSTGIASSPTTPGVYQVQSHQRSAFASIWNLDMPYFLGIYKPVPSSDFMNGFHGFPKRNGTQVLWTGSLGKPVTYGCILLSTTNAQLLYDWAEDGVVVEIQA
- a CDS encoding M55 family metallopeptidase produces the protein MKLYISADIEGVAGVTAGAETEPLTPEWSRMRRLMTAEVNAAIDGALAAGAQEILVNDSHWSMNNIIIEDLNPAATLLSGNIKMGAMMAGLDRSFDAVFFTGYHARAGSQYASIDHTFTGPQLVQGVWLNGIEVGEYGMNGALAGYYGVPVALLTGDQTACAQAREFFGDHIELVQVKQAVSRVAAISVHPSRAQQLIREAAQRALARPHTPYTLQKPVTLRFQLARSSQADRAEYLPGATRISATTLEYRHEDFMMVFRAFYSMMLMGNVSV